Sequence from the Candidatus Atribacteria bacterium ADurb.Bin276 genome:
AATATAAGTATAGGCAGTAGCATTTACTGGACAATTTTTCTTTTGAAGTGTGGTCATTTGCCTATTCCTTTAAAGAGCATCTGAGCTATTTGACTTTCATTTTGACGGAAGGTATCTTCTAAAAGAGAATTCAAACTGAGGTTGAGAACCATACCACCTTTTTTAAGTAATAATCCGCTTTCAATTTCCTGGGTCACTCCACCATAATGAAAGGAAGTTTTATTTTCTTGATTCAGCTGTTTAATGAAATTTTCTCCTAAAGAATTAGCTTCATTAGGAGCCATAAGGATTACTTCATCTTTCGATGTTGAATAATTTAATATAATTTTGGTGTACCATTTATTTTGAGATTGCGTTATTTTTTCTGAAAAAGCAGCAGCAACTTCAGATCTAACTTTTTGGAAAGCATCGGATTTAATTTTACCGGTAATACCTCTCCCTTTTAGCTTGGCTTCGGCAAGCATGCGTTGGACTACCAGTTGAGATTCTTTCGTCCTCTGCTGGACAAGTCGTTCGCTTTCTTGGTTAATTTCGATCTTGGCCTTTTCCAAAATTTTCTCAGCTTCTAAATGAGCATTTTGTAAGATAGCCTTCTGTCGACGTTGCGCTTCT
This genomic interval carries:
- a CDS encoding V-type ATP synthase subunit E; the encoded protein is MSFQDILNKIEQEAQRRQKAILQNAHLEAEKILEKAKIEINQESERLVQQRTKESQLVVQRMLAEAKLKGRGITGKIKSDAFQKVRSEVAAAFSEKITQSQNKWYTKIILNYSTSKDEVILMAPNEANSLGENFIKQLNQENKTSFHYGGVTQEIESGLLLKKGGMVLNLSLNSLLEDTFRQNESQIAQMLFKGIGK